GCCAGAATTACATcgggggcagcagaagatcagcactgagACAAACAACTGCTGAGGATATCACTGGATGCAGTTTGTCACACACCTGGTCTCTGCTGTGAGTGTTCTTCTCATGCTCAGCTGTGGGAGAGATGTAGAGtgaagcttgtaggaggatcaggTCCAGATTGAGGTTGGTGGGGACCCCTGGGTGCTAAATCTGGTAGGGGCCCAcactgaatgtagtccagacagggaacagcaatcgctatatactgctccccagcaattactatatacagcctctccagtaaacactatatacattcccaaataatcactatatacagagtccAGTAATTACTTTATACAGTGCCCAGTATTCACTACAGTACTATAGTACTACAGTactacagttcccccagcaatcacaatatacagctcccccagcaatcactctatacagctcctccagcaatcactgtatacacctcccccagcaatccctctatacagctcccccagcaatcactatatacagctcccccagcaattattaCAAACAGCTCCCCCggtaatcactctatacagctctCCGCAATCCctctatacatctcccccagcaatcactatatacaacccccagcaatcactatatacaacccccagcaatcactacataaagccccctcagcaaccactatatacagccccccagcaaccactattgtgctgcccactggcaaatgttatgcaggttaaatgatgttcataatttgTTTATTGTGTAACATATGTTTAtttgcaggcgccatctaatggccaaagttaataactacttacattctgttttccccacccactagcagatacaaaggattgtgggtaggagaagggcagttcccttcatgtctacacagagagaagacctatattcaaccatcttaacccttgttgtagtatagccggtaaggagactgtatataataatctatagctactagcagttataggaccactctgtataaagtctcttatatgatgtaatgtatagatctgtaattgcactgtaattgcacagataggtccaacctcatggtcggccatgtttggtcccagactgtaaatgtatcagcttgtttcctgttatatgctaatgtaatgtatgtaacgagctcctgttatattattgtactattctaatagattgtacattcctgtttttcttcagtttcaccctaatcctacatcagtttaataaagctacggactttcaaccagtctcatttgttgaactgtaggaaggcgtttaactgcctgtcgagctccgcatagaccccgggggtacgtgaagtgggggcaggacagtgaaACGGCTGCTGGAAACAAGCGGGAAAGATTTAGACTACACAGAGGTCTGCTACTGTCTACGCAGTCACCTGCAAACAGGCAACACAGCAATCTCTAAACGGTCAAAGCATGTCACAAAGCCAAGCGTCTTCTATCAAGACAAGGTCACGGGCCAGTTCCTCAAAAGCATCTACCACTAGCAATGCAGCCGCCATCGCCCGCGCAAAAGCGGAAGCAGCGAGGACACGGGCTACCTTTGCTGAACAAGAGATGCAGTTGAAATTACAACAAGCCTCtttagaagcagagagggcaagacaacaagcctccttagaagcagagagggcacaaGAACAGGCTTCTCTGGACTTAGAAAGAGCACGCTTGGAAGCAACACTTGAGAAGCTGACAATTGAGAGGGAAGCCGCAGCTGCCATGGCGGAAGCAGAAATCTTAGAGGCAGCCGCGTTCTCTCACAGCGAGCCCAGCAGACACAGTAGTATGCCTGATCTGGAACAAGAACCCCAGGATACACTAGAACGCACTTCAGAATATGTCCTTCAACATCCTGCGTGTACTCCTCAGACTACACATGAAACAAAGGTTACCAACTGCGAGTCAAGTCCAAGACATCATATTTTATGTCAAGAAGTGGACCTCAGACCACAGTTCTGCAAGCAAGAGAATGACACAGCTCAAGTCAACTTCCCTGCCTACCAGAGAACCCAAGCTTCATCCCAGCGTCCAGGAAGTTACTACACTCCCAGACAGTGTGGCACTGTGAAACCTAAAGAAGAGACTTCTGACAGGTATGGCTACACACCACACTCTCACCAAGGCAACCATTTGCCAACCTGTCTCAGCACAAACCAAGCCACAATAGACTTTGCTAAGTTCTTTGCTCGACGTGAGCTTGTCATCAAAGGACTTGTAAAGTTCAATGATCGCCCTGAGAACTATAGGGCTTGGCGATCCTCATTCCAGAGCCTAATAAGAGACTTAGACCTGTATTCTAGGGAAGAGCTAGATCTACTGGTGAAATGGCTTGGAGATGAATCTGCTGAGCATGCTAAGAGGATCAGAGCCATTAACATAAACTATCCAGAAACAGGCTTAAAGATGATCTGGGATAGACTCGATGAGTGTTATGGCTCAGCAGAGGTTATAGAAAATTCATTATTCAAAAGAATTGATGACTTCCCTAGAATAACTAGCAAGGGCTACCAAAAACTTAGGGAACTAAGTGATCTGTTAACTGAACTACAGGTTGCCAAAGCAGAAGGAGATTTAATGGGACTTGCATTTCTTGACACAGCCAGAGGTGTCAACCCTATAGTGCAAAAACTACCTCACAACCTACAAGAGAAGTGGGTCAATCATGGTTTCAAGTACAAGGAAATCCATGATGTACAGTTTCCACCCTTCAGTGTATTTGTGGAATTTATTACTCAGCAAGCAAAAATCAGAAATGATCCCAGTTTCGATTTTACTCTATCCTGTGCCACTCCATCTGGTCTTAAACAACATAAAACTCCGGTAGCAGTTCACAAAACTAATGTTTCTTCTAAAAGTAATTCTTACAGGCCTTCAAGCTCCTCCCACCAGGATGGAAGATCCACGGACCCAAGTAAGCAGTGTCCCCTGCACAAGAAGCCACATTCCCTACTGAAATGCAGAGGCTTCagagagaagtccatggaggaccgCAAAGCTTTCCTAAGGGAGAACAAAATCTGCTACAAGTGCTGCTTAGCAACATCACACTTCGCAAAGGACTGTAAGGTCAGTGTTAAATGTACAGAATGTGACAGCAcagatcacaactcagctttacaCCCTGGGCCACCACCGTGGGCCTCGTCTCATATAGAAAGTGGCCAGGAACAAGGTGGAGAGGAGGGAAATACTGAAACAGAGACACCAGACGTTATTTCTCAATGCACTGAGGTCTGCAAAGGACTTGTAGGTGGCAGGTCCTGCTCAAAAATCTGTCTTGTCAGAGTTTACCCAACGGGCTGCAAAGACAAAGCCTTCAAAGTATATGCCATTCTTGATGACCAAAGTAATAAATCTCTGGCTAGATCTACTTTCTTTGACATTTTCAACATTAAGGGACCCAGCTCTCCCTACTCCCTAAAGACTTGTGCAGGCACTGTTGAGACGGCGGGGAGAAGAGCTACTGGGTACACAATAGAGTCTATAGATGGTCGCACCTGCCTGACTTTACCAACCATAATCGAGTGTAACCAGATCCCTGATAACAGGTCTGAAATCCCTACACCAGATGTTGCAAAACACCAACCCCATTTGAAGCATATAGCTCATCTCATACCAAAGTTAGATCCTCAAGCTCAGATAATTCTGCTCCTTGGAAGAGATATCTTGCAAGTTCACAAGCCTAGACATCAAATTAATGGTCCTCACAATGCTCCATTTGCCCAGAAACTTGACCTAGGGTGGGTGATTGTAGGTGATGTTTGTATAGGTGGTGTACACAGACCCACTTCGGTGAACAACATGCTTACCAGCACATTAGAGAATGGACGCCCTTCTCTCTTTCAACCATGTTACAGTAACATCTTCATAAAAGAGCTTCCACACAGCATTCCTCTACCCTGTCATATCACTAGCAACCTTTGTGACAACCATACTTGTACTAGTGACCATGACCACTTAGGATGCACAGTCTTCCAGAGAacaaaggaagacaatcaactGGCAATGTCCTTTGAGGATAGACTGTTCTTAGAAATAATGGAGCAAGGAATAGTTAAAGACGAATCAAATAGCTGGATAGCACCTCTTCCCTTCAGACCCAAAAGGCAGTGTTTGCCTAACAATCGAGAACAAGTTTATAAACGCTTTGCTTCCCTTAGACGGAATCTTCAGAAAAAGCCTGTTATGAAAGACCACTTCTTTACATTTATGGAAAGAGTATTTGAGAACTCCCATGCAGAGATAGCTCCAACCTTAAAGGATTCAGAGGAATGCTGGTATCTACCTATATTTGGAGTCTACCACCCAAAGAAACCAGGACAGATAAGAGTAGTATTTGACTCTAGTGCCAAATTTGAGGGTGTTTCCTTAAATGATGTCCTACTGCCAGGTCCAGACCTCAACAACCGACTCCTTGGAGTGCTTCTCAGATTTCGAAGAGACTCTGTTGCATTTATGGCTGACATCCAACAAATGTTCCACTGCTTTCTTGTTAAAGAGGAACACCGAAATTTCCTTAGGTTCTTTTGGTTCAAGGACAACAACCCCTTGGAAGAACCCATCGAGTATCGCATGCGTGTGCACATTTTTGGTAACAGCCCTTCCCCATCAGTGGCTATATATGGACTTAAACATTCAGCCAGGGAGGGTGAGAAAGAATATGGTTCAGACGTTACACAGTTTGTCAAAAAGGACTTTTATGTGGATGACTGTTTAAAATCGCTACCTACAAATGAGTCTGCAATCAGTCTTCTTAAGAGAGCTCAAGAAATGCTCGCTAATTCAAACCTGAGACTCCATAAAATTGCCTCCAACAGCAAAACATTGATGGAAGCATTTCCCTCTCATGATTACAGCAATGACTTAAAGGACTTAAGTACTGACACTTTTCCAATGCAACGTAGTCTTGGACTGCTCTGGGACTTAAAGTCTGACACCTTTACCTTCCAAGTCAGCGAGGAAGAGAAACCCTTTACTCGGAGAGGAGTACTATCTGCTATAAACAGCTTGTATGATCCTTTAGGGTTTGCAGCTCCTGTTACCATCCAAGGTAAAGCAATACTTAGAGATTTGactcatgatgcctctgactgggatGAACAACTTCCCAATGAAAAGAAAGTACTGTGGGTAGAGTGGAAGGACTCTCTAACAAATCTCTCTCATCTACATGTTGCACGCTCATATGCCCCTGTGCCATCTACAGAGGTTCAGCTACAAAGACTTTATGTGTTTTCTGATGCTTCTATCAAAGCCATTGCTGCTGTGGCCTATCTTAAAACAGTAGACATTAAAGGACAATGTCATATAGGCTTCGTCATGGGCAAAGCAAAACTTGCACCACTTCCTGAGCACACTATACCGAGACTAGAACTTTGTGCTGCAGTATTAGCAGTTGAGCTAGCTGAGATGATCGCAACAGAGATGCATTTGGAGATAAAAGATGCTGTGTTTTACACAGACAGCAAGGTAGTCTTGGGATATATCTACAACGAAAGCCGACGCTTCTATGTGTATGTCAACAACAGGGTTCTACGAATCAGGAGGTCAACTTTGCCAAAACAGTGGCATTTTGTTCCTACTGATCAAAATCCTGCAGACCAAGCAACTAGATCTGTTGCTGCCAACCGCCTTAAAGACACTACATGGTTTACAGGTCCTGCCTTTCTATACAGCTCAGAACACGGCACTACGGATCTTAAAACATTTGAACTTGTGGATGCTGACAAGGATGCAGAAATCCGTCCCAAGGCgtcgacactacacacagtgacttCAGACAATTACCTTAAGTCTCACCGATTCAGCAGATTCTCAACCTGGAAATCACTTGTTCGTGCCATCACTCT
The DNA window shown above is from Engystomops pustulosus chromosome 1, aEngPut4.maternal, whole genome shotgun sequence and carries:
- the LOC140123977 gene encoding uncharacterized protein → MSQSQASSIKTRSRASSSKASTTSNAAAIARAKAEAARTRATFAEQEMQLKLQQASLEAERARQQASLEAERAQEQASLDLERARLEATLEKLTIEREAAAAMAEAEILEAAAFSHSEPSRHSSMPDLEQEPQDTLERTSEYVLQHPACTPQTTHETKVTNCESSPRHHILCQEVDLRPQFCKQENDTAQVNFPAYQRTQASSQRPGSYYTPRQCGTVKPKEETSDRYGYTPHSHQGNHLPTCLSTNQATIDFAKFFARRELVIKGLVKFNDRPENYRAWRSSFQSLIRDLDLYSREELDLLVKWLGDESAEHAKRIRAININYPETGLKMIWDRLDECYGSAEVIENSLFKRIDDFPRITSKGYQKLRELSDLLTELQVAKAEGDLMGLAFLDTARGVNPIVQKLPHNLQEKWVNHGFKYKEIHDVQFPPFSVFVEFITQQAKIRNDPSFDFTLSCATPSGLKQHKTPVAVHKTNVSSKSNSYRPSSSSHQDGRSTDPSKQCPLHKKPHSLLKCRGFREKSMEDRKAFLRENKICYKCCLATSHFAKDCKVSVKCTECDSTDHNSALHPGPPPWASSHIESGQEQGGEEGNTETETPDVISQCTEVCKGLVGGRSCSKICLVRVYPTGCKDKAFKVYAILDDQSNKSLARSTFFDIFNIKGPSSPYSLKTCAGTVETAGRRATGYTIESIDGRTCLTLPTIIECNQIPDNRSEIPTPDVAKHQPHLKHIAHLIPKLDPQAQIILLLGRDILQVHKPRHQINGPHNAPFAQKLDLGWVIVGDVCIGGVHRPTSVNNMLTSTLENGRPSLFQPCYSNIFIKELPHSIPLPCHITSNLCDNHTCTSDHDHLGCTVFQRTKEDNQLAMSFEDRLFLEIMEQGIVKDESNSWIAPLPFRPKRQCLPNNREQVYKRFASLRRNLQKKPVMKDHFFTFMERVFENSHAEIAPTLKDSEECWYLPIFGVYHPKKPGQIRVVFDSSAKFEGVSLNDVLLPGPDLNNRLLGVLLRFRRDSVAFMADIQQMFHCFLVKEEHRNFLRFFWFKDNNPLEEPIEYRMRVHIFGNSPSPSVAIYGLKHSAREGEKEYGSDVTQFVKKDFYVDDCLKSLPTNESAISLLKRAQEMLANSNLRLHKIASNSKTLMEAFPSHDYSNDLKDLSTDTFPMQRSLGLLWDLKSDTFTFQVSEEEKPFTRRGVLSAINSLYDPLGFAAPVTIQGKAILRDLTHDASDWDEQLPNEKKVLWVEWKDSLTNLSHLHVARSYAPVPSTEVQLQRLYVFSDASIKAIAAVAYLKTVDIKGQCHIGFVMGKAKLAPLPEHTIPRLELCAAVLAVELAEMIATEMHLEIKDAVFYTDSKVVLGYIYNESRRFYVYVNNRVLRIRRSTLPKQWHFVPTDQNPADQATRSVAANRLKDTTWFTGPAFLYSSEHGTTDLKTFELVDADKDAEIRPKASTLHTVTSDNYLKSHRFSRFSTWKSLVRAITLLTHIARSFKNTKLANVKECKGWHLCKMFFRPVTELILLLSSEDSCGGID